The Polypterus senegalus isolate Bchr_013 chromosome 7, ASM1683550v1, whole genome shotgun sequence genome segment CTTAGCTTTTCTAAAAATACTACTCCTCTAGATAAATAGTAAAGactaaattttaaagaaaaatactaCAGTTCTTTGAGATGTATTGCTGTAACAGGATTCTTTCTAAACAGGCTTTTCCAAAAAATTCCAGTAATGGTAACCAACCTTGGAATGGCAGATCAGCATGATTACCACACATTTTCAACGACCTACACATCTCAAGGTTATAGCTGTGCGATTAAAAAGCACAGGTAAGTGAATACAGTATTACACTGCACATTCAGAAGGTATccagaattaacatttttatttgcagaACAATGATATAGCTTACTTACTAGAGTCTCTTTTCTGggttaatattttttaaacagttacaGTGTACATTATATTAGGTTCAGGATCCAGTGTCTTTTTCCATTAGGCTATGAAGTGATCTTAGCACACATGTACAGAGCAGGGGTGGCATGGCCTCCCAACAAGGAGACTGAGGTTGACATCCCTGGGGCTCCcagcgtagagtttgcatgttcttccggtgttgtgtccatgtgggtttctaCCAGGTGGTCAAGTTTCCTCCaacagttcaaagacatacaaagtaggtgaactggcattgctaaattggccttagcatgtgtgtgtcttcatgtttgccctctgatggactggcactctctcCACgtggtgttcctgccttgtgtctgatgactgctgggataggttccagctacCCCACGACTCTGCCCTGGATGAGGCAATTAATAAAAaaggatggacggatggatgtacAGAGTGATGTAAATTAAGTTTGAATGTTGTATTTCTTACACAAAACTTCTCTTTCTGCAGATCTAAATTTTTTAACTCTGATGGGACTTTGAAAGAAGTTtgtgaaatcaataaaatgagtTCATCTCTACAAGAAGAACTAAAGGTAAGAAATGTGATGTGCCTATGTTATGTATatgtgtttagaaaaaaaaacttgtatgaCGTACTGACGTGTAAAACAGCATGCatgaaaatttattattattaagatcatAGTGAAACTGCAAAACAGCGTACCAAGGGTTAGAAAAAGCAATGGTGATAACAATAATATAGCATCTAGCACAAGgaatgtttattttcttatttaagatGTTATTTGATATTGCTTTACAGAAGACATGTAAGAAGGTTGAGGAGAGTGAACGATCAGTGGAAAAACTCTTATCAGAAGTGAAACATCTTAGAAAAATtgtaaaggagaagaaaaaactGGCCATGCAAGAAACAGGTAAATTACAACTTTTTTCTGGTACTTTCAGATCATACAAACTTTAGTTTGCCTATTCGTGTAAACCAAAAACTCTTAACACACTTAAGTTGACTCCTACacctcttcatttatttttgaatgcgACTTaatctgcagggaaaacctgagggttggtggcagaattggcactccaaccaccataaaaaaaaaaaaaaactcccattggttccattccaactgaacttgtgtggtgctgaggtgtcatggctgcactcggatcctaatttgggatcctgaggtggtttgtcacatggtgggtgtggcaatgcactgtaacaGCACCTGCTCCTAACCTGTATTACTTAAACTTGTTTAATGTGAAATTAATCAGAAAGTTTAGTTTATATACTCTGTAGTGTTTTTTGAGTGCAGAATGTAAAAGTTGCAGAATTAAAGTGGATGCAAACCATTCGTTCAAATAATTATCAGAAACGGTGTGTACAATTATGTACTCATGATATGAGACTAAAAtctcaaataatattttttgtctgtATTTGTTGTGGATGTTCCCACATTTACATAATATGTGGGTGTGCATATCATGGTGGCATAAGGTGGGACATAACTGGTAAGTATGGAGCCAATCCATTGCAGGTTCTGCTCATAGTTACACTAACATGAATATCAGTTAAGAATTGTCAGCCAAATAGCACATCTTTGGTAGGTGAGGAAACTGAAATATTGGAATACCCACAAGTGAATgaagtacagtcatatgaaaaagtttggcaaCCCCTCTCAGTTTTGTTTGTCCTTTGATaagcgatcccttgtagttttcagtcggccaCTGGCCTTGGTCCGGTGCACACCGTACTTTCTTCGCTTTACAGTGCGCCTTCCAAACACACTTCAACATTCCTCATAATGGTGACGTCCCACATCAGATAACAATTCTTTAGttggtggctaaatttagacagacaggtttttacattatttgtatgaaaatgtgctatataagtagtTGTTGTTGTTCAACATTGAACAGACTGTAAGGGCATCCATTTTGTAGTCCCCCAGATGTTCAGCGCgattctgccttaggcatttccaacacgacTTGATTTtacatgaggaccttaatttccatccatacaaaatgatgggaGTGCAGGAACTGACTGAGAGAGACAGGGAGAGCTGTAGAGAGTTGTGTGGCAACATTCTCCAAACCGTTCATTGAGATGCCATCGTTCTGTGACATCAGcaacgaggcacatttccatttgaatggttgcgtaaataagcaaaactttcgctaTAGGGCCGAAACCaaccctcatgaacttcatcagagacccctgcataGCGAGCGCATGGTGCGCCGTTACAGAACTTGGCACTATagacccttacttttttgaggaggtgGGGAGCAACGGTctgtcacttcagaacgttacattgaaatgctaagaGAACTTTCTGCGGCCCCAACTGGGAGCagtggatgtggtggatgcctggagcaacagctcatacggtgcagagatccatgcaagttttgagaagctgatctccctgcgctgcgatgtcgggtggcctttATGTTCGCCCcgttcaacaacaacatttatttatatagcacattttcataaaaaaaaaaaagtagctcaaagtgcctttcGATTTCtatctcaagtcaaaggtatacacacaccgacctcaaaacctcgAAGCCCTCAAGGACACTCTTCACCACGAAATTGCCACTGTTCCCCTTGAAATAGCCGAACAAGTCAGGCAAGCGTTCAGAAATCTtctcgaagagtgtatcgctaatgatggccaccaccgtTCCCCTTGAAATAGCCGAACGAGTCAGGCAAGCGTTCAAAAATcgtctcgaagagtgtatcgctaatgatggccaccaccttaaagacatcatttttaaaacgcAGTTaacaaaatctattttgtatactctctcttgtttttttaatcttgtagcgtttttgtagaataaacgtttgaaatgcgTTACTTCTTTTGGATAACCCTGTAGTTAATCTGTGTAAGCACTCCAAGCCTGTACATGGTGAAGAACGATACGCAAAAATAaaggatgttgtaccgtgttagccattatgaatgtagtgagaatgaccccttgtattggctaactaaaaagattacaatatgcaggctttcaaggcaactcgggctgtgaagaaggggcctgagttgcctcagtagcttgcatattgtaatctttttagttagccaatacaaggggtcattttgcttgatttcaattctttattgtcgtgtataagtacaagtaccatgtacagtggaacctcggttcacgaccgtaattcgttccaaaactctgctcgtaaactgatttggtcgtgaagcaaagtaatttcccccataggattgtatgtaaatacaattactccgttccagaccgtacgaactgtatgtaaatatatttttttaaagatttttaagcacaaatctaGTTAACTAGCTGAAGCAcgctgtagcatacggcggtgtaagaataggaacggaaaacggtgagaaaggaattcagtataacaaaggcttaggaaaccactgtcAATGCGAAActaatgccaatggtcgagagtgccttcctgtagcaggctacggaaaacatagacatactgtgttgcccagtcgacacgtcAGCGCGACCACCCTAttgcaagtggtaaaagtgccatttaaattaatacaggtagacgtggaaaccgggttttctgatgaaaaaacgataatgttttaaacagtatcgtttacatacaacagattttggcgaatcgtttacatgcaattatttttatccatttatacactaaatgcgtgcgtatcccatggtcttagagttggtgggcgtggctctctgtcttgcgtgctctctctgtcttgcttgccttagttagagttggcgggcaggctTTGACGGGCatagctctctgtcttgcgtgcactcttgtcttgcttgcccttagttagagttggcgggtggggctctgtcgagcatatcccatggtcttagagttggcaggcagggctctgtcttgcgtgccctcagtgtcttgcgtgtgctcagtgtcttgcgtgcccttagttaattatatatatagattataccatagaatgcacagtgtaatcgtaaactaaatgtataaacattgaataacactgagaaaaccttgaacaacagagaaaactaacactgcaagagttcgtgctgtaaaaaacactttttttttttttaaatgagttttaagcacaggtaaaaaaaatgaacatttgaaaaatccgtaatttcataaaccaccaagaaaagtaacattgcaataatgcacgctacgaaccgatcgctgtaaacagaagtggagtggaggttaaaatccaatagaaaaatgtcttcattaaatacagtgaggttaaaacaatgctcggatctgtctctttaaaaacaagactggtgcattctttaactgccttctcggccttgtGCGTCCAGCggtctctcacgtgtgtgtgtttctctctctcgcttgctgcacagggagagactgaacacgtgcggaaatcattggcgcgcacaaagggaaactggcttgttcgtataccgagtgtgtggctgtgaacagatgcaaatgtttggcgaatttgtacgtgttccgagacgttcgtgaaccgagattccactgtacaATTAAATGCTTGCATGTGCCCCAGCAGAAAGTGaacataagacaaaaaaaaaaacccacacacaataaataaatgaatataaataagtaaataaataaaactagaatcctaggaataaacaGAGACAGTGGCAggagtatatgtgcaggtagcagtggaggtgacacaaggttaccgattgttcatgagtctgattgcagttgggtagaaactgttcctgaacctggaggtgcgcgtccgaatggactttagtcgcttcccagatgggaggagggtgaaaactaacagtgcagtgtggctggggtcccgcctgatacgtTTCAGTTTCCTGAGACAGCGTCTAgcgtggatgtcatggatcgcagggagctgtgtgcccgtcgTCTGCTGTGCCGTATTCACCACCAaccgctgcagagctctgcagtcctgaactgagcagtcgctgtaccaggatgtgatgcatcctgtcaggatggactgtagaatctgcacagggttgtgggggacttctcactaaaaatgaaattgaaatggaTCACTAATAGATAATCAATGACTTCTTTCTGTTTCAGGAGCAAAGGATTATGAGAACAGTAAAGCGGAAGAGAATATTCTACTTTGCCAGGCTCTGCAGAAGTTATTTCCAGAATCCAAGCTGCTCCAAACCCGAACTACTACCGTGGACGGTTTTGCTTTACCCACGTACTGCTATGGCACTGACCACGACATTGACATCCTGGAGCGACTCACACTGGTAGCACCAGAAGGTCCCTACGCCACAAGGACACCGTTAAGCCACAAGCGCAAAGCCGTTTCTCCAGTTCACAGTCCGCCACCTCCCAAAAGCCAGTTCAAAACAGTCTGTGAGGAAAGTAACAGTGAAGAAGACGATGATGAGCACAGCAATTCAGAGACTGTGGACGATCTGCACGAGTGCCAGAATGGAGTATTGCAGTGTTCACAATCACCAACTTTTTAGGGTAACtttagtggggggaaaaaaaaaaaacacaaaaatttattttctgtCGGACAGGGAAAAAAAGTGATGAATTTGAGATTTTTAGGCTTTCTATTACTTTTCTATTAATTGGTTTTATACTCAATTTTGAGTTTAATAATTTTTATGTCAACCTCCGCTTTTGAAGATAacgtttaaaaaatgctttttttggaCATGTGGAAGTCTTAATATttgagtaaattaaaaaaaaaaaaaacacacacacacgaatgGATTAGTATGTGGCAAAATCTGTTGTTGGATTTCATTCCCTACACACAGAAGATTTTTGTGGCGTTTTCAGGACTCGCTGGCAACGGGCTTTAcgtctctctctattataaaaaaaaaaaaatcttggaaggagacgagatgtaactttctcagagagacactttttcATGTattgcaagatgagactttgggccaagagatttaaccagtcTCGGAaccgaaaataaaagacaaagagcagatgacaaaatagaacgtag includes the following:
- the abraxas1 gene encoding BRCA1-A complex subunit Abraxas 1, which translates into the protein MENLNVTVRVSGYVLGSLAFHHLNHDSDVEGFLLGEVKAEEKNSITDSQIDDVQVEYTIDIQKHIPCHKTQSFYNSVGEVNQKALKMIQSFDKQKVIGWYRQRRNTEQAMTFREHVVHRSLEKHLSNQELVFLLLTSNVFIGSNSTHVLGYAVYKPQERLFQKIPVMVTNLGMADQHDYHTFSTTYTSQGYSCAIKKHRSKFFNSDGTLKEVCEINKMSSSLQEELKKTCKKVEESERSVEKLLSEVKHLRKIVKEKKKLAMQETGAKDYENSKAEENILLCQALQKLFPESKLLQTRTTTVDGFALPTYCYGTDHDIDILERLTLVAPEGPYATRTPLSHKRKAVSPVHSPPPPKSQFKTVCEESNSEEDDDEHSNSETVDDLHECQNGVLQCSQSPTF